Proteins from one Ahaetulla prasina isolate Xishuangbanna chromosome 2, ASM2864084v1, whole genome shotgun sequence genomic window:
- the CCDC120 gene encoding coiled-coil domain-containing protein 120 isoform X3 — translation MEVKGQLINSSSYSSSEALQRELCPRIRLERVQELLEKQKSLQQVLSLRLKELRRVCLQEAELTGKLPPEYPLEPGERLWPVRRRTIVASRIAPALKNEENPSLEELSQELALQQQVAEAARRLAVAPDLTVDQRRRRRQVQADAAQRLRELEVQVAECRVWLSKGPLQRAAPEEAFHSESSSLSESASHENDEPRSFHPSKVSNHQGAFPDRSSPPKARDHLRAISSSPDRRPGWRILQPDLYSEGKDRRNSVASPTSPNRTLPRSMSSFEGRSVPATPVLARNACSGTHQLRSEAPSLHSRQWSGSHDSQLGPPSRDTSADRASLFAARTRRSNSSEALIERAPSEDPLLPTAPPFKSAEALTPCISGRTPRPPYNDLLLDYYLERRSCGGGEHLSRRDGPPQLEWGAFSESPLQRRARPAARTKSCGPLLPPQSREVGYGPPLPSHRNFHKALALEGLRDWYLRNAGVTQRGAPERRGPSQSVHQHLRSYCDPGPSNPDVGYYGGPGGGLPHSVSYAGQPLYGRPFADLLYLEDSSGPYSLDSTEHPTPGTLV, via the exons ATGGAAGTGAAGGGGCAGCTGATAAACTCATCCAGCTACAGCTCTTCAG AAGCCTTGCAGCGAGAGCTCTGTCCTCGGATTCGGCTAGAGCGGGTGCAAGAACTCCTGGAAAAGCAGAAGTCTCTCCAGCAGGTGCTCAGCCTGCGGCTGAAGGAGCTGCGACGGGTTTGCCTGCAGGAAGCG GAGTTGACCGGAAAATTACCCCCGGAATATCCTCTGGAACCCGGAGAAAGGCTGTGGCCAGTGCGGAGGAGAACAATAGTGGCATCCCGAATTGCCCCTGCCTTGAAGAATGAG gaaaacccttcgcTGGAGGAGCTGAGCCAGGAGCTGGCCCTGCAGCAGCAAGTGGCTGAGGCTGCCAGACGGCTAGCGGTTGCCCCCGACTTAACAGTTGATCAgcgccggcggcggcggcaggtCCAAGCAGATGCTGCCCAGCGCCTGCGGGAGCTGGAGGTGCAGGTAGCAGAATGCCGGGTGTGGCTGAGCAAAGGACCCCTCCAGAGGGCCGCCCCCG AAGAGGCATTTCACTCGGAGAGCAGCTCCCTCTCTGAATCAGCCAGCCATGAAAATG ACGAACCTCGCAGCTTCCATCCCTCCAAAGTCTCCAACCACCAGGGAGCTTTCCCAGACAGATCCTCACCTCCCAAGGCCCGAGATCACCTACGTGCCATCTCCAGCAGTCCTGACCGCCGACCAGGCTGGCGAATTTTGCAGCCAGATCTCTATAGTGAGGGCAAGGACCGCAGGAACTCTGTTGCCAGCCCAACCAG CCCCAACCGCACCCTCCCCAGAAGTATGTCCAGCTTTGAGGGCCGGAGCGTCCCAGCGACTCCAGTGTTAGCAAGAAATGCATGCAGTGGAACTCACCAATTAAG GTCAGAGGCCCCATCTCTCCACTCCCGCCAGTGGTCAGGCAGCCACGATTCCCAGCTTGGCCCCCCTAGCCGGGACACCAGTGCCGACAGAGCTTCCCTCTTTGCTGCTCGGACCCGTCGAAGCAACAGCTCCGAGGCCTTGATTGAACGGGCCCCTTCAGAAGACCCCCTCCTGCCCACTGCCCCTCCGTTTAAGAGCGCCGAGGCCCTGACCCCTTGCATCTCTGGCCGGACTCCTCGCCCACCTTACAACGATCTCCTGTTGGACTATTACCTAGAACGCCGGAGCTGTGGGGGTGGTGAGCATTTGTCTCGCAGGGATGGGCCTCCCCAGCTAGAGTGGGGAGCCTTCTCTGAAAGCCCGCTTCAGCGCCGAGCCCGACCCGCTGCCCGCACTAAATCCTGTGGACCGCTGCTGCCCCCACAGTCTCGTGAGGTTGGTTATGGACCCCCCTTACCTTCTCATCGCAACTTCCACAAAGCGCTTGCTCTGGAAGGGCTCCGGGACTGGTACTTACGCAACGCTGGAGTTACCCAACGAGGGGCGCCTGAGAGGCGAGGCCCATCTCAATCCGTACATCAACACCTGCGTAGCTACTGTGATCCGGGACCCTCCAACCCCGATGTGGGATATTACGGGGGACCGGGAGGTGGACTGCCTCACTCTGTGAGCTATGCGGGGCAGCCACTCTATGGCAG ACCTTTTGCGGACCTGCTTTATCTGGAAGATTCTTCTGGCCCTTACAGCTTGGATTCCACAGAACACCCAACCCCTGGGACGTTGGTTtga